A single Mercenaria mercenaria strain notata chromosome 9, MADL_Memer_1, whole genome shotgun sequence DNA region contains:
- the LOC123547321 gene encoding uncharacterized protein LOC123547321, whose amino-acid sequence MKTFIRTNSCSYRTRFCTGNEINRTRFERQQSCNLYRTQKSSSNTKYNQSGDEVDGIYLMERCEIIMSKAPKSLPASFNKMSPDEQPLLSDRTILHRFGIVNDKPGQKSSIFILHNYEGRPVLDEFGAELWTFQSSRKDGIVYNHHFLVNVKTDGPAAIMKISNYDEIVLLNNSFVPDLTHTDVRNLFHKVKIDGMTRFKLIIRRVVEVRSKKQWEWIDTSAVLAPDAFQKHDNYPTVEAPKVTQLPGDVYEMRTIQFFKIPGTQYYLDIKNESVVADVLTNTDADKTKRICKILRYSMKSDGLLHFTAALCSTINTRYIVVGQGNQIELDKNPMWFEVLNTGNNIQFKMKDMFLAFNSKTLKIEVGHSEYMFSEFPADEGLDHPDISVSIPSDNSSLCFDTRLSSSSNDIPACNSVPPSQALSIQYKRLLIRIAE is encoded by the exons ATGAAGACATTTATACGGACAAACAGTTGTTCATACCGGACACGGTTCTGTACTGGAAATGAAATTAACAGAACTCGATTTGAACGTCAACAGTCTTGCAACTTGTACCGTACACAGAAATCTTCaagcaacacaaaatacaatCAGTCAGGAGACGAAGTTGATGGTATATATCTTATGGAAAGGTGTGAAATAATAATGTCCAAAGCACCAAAAAGTTTACCTGCTTCGTTCAACAAGATGTCCCCTGATGAACAACCTTTGCTTAGTGATAGGACCATTTTGCACCGGTTTGGCATAGTGAATGATAAG CCGGGCCAAAAGTCTTCAATATTCATACTACATAATTATGAAGGGCGCCCAGTATTAGATGAGTTTggggcagagttatggacctttcAGAGCAGCAGGAAAGATGGCATTGTCTACAACCACCATTTCCTTGTAAATGTTAAAACAGATGGGCCAGCGGCAATAATGAAAATCAG TAATTATGATGAAATAGTTCTACTTAACAACAGTTTTGTACCTGATCTGACACATACCGACGTACGAAACCTGTTCCATAAAGTCAAGATCGATGGAATGACAAGGTTCAAATTA ATCATTCGCCGTGTGGTAGAAGTCAGATCGAAGAAGCAGTGGGAATGGATAGATACTAGCGCCGTACTCGCCCCTGACGCCTTTCAGAAACATG ataacTACCCGACAGTAGAAGCACCGAAAGTTACACAGTTGCCAGGAGATGTATATGAAATGAGAACTATTCAGTTTTTCAAAATTCCAGGAACGCAATATTACCTTGATATCAAAAACGAATCTGTAGTTGCCGATGTTTTGACCAACACAGACGCTGATAAAACAA AACGGATTTGCAAAATATTGCGATACAGTATGAAGTCAGATGGGCTGTTACACTTTACAGCTGCTCTATGTTCCACAATTAACACAAGATACATTGTTGTTGGGCAGGGAAACCAGATAGAATTAGAT aaaaatccAATGTGGTTCGAAGTGTTAAACACTGGCAATAACATACAGTTTAAGATGAAAG ATATGTTCTTGGCATTCAACTCTAAGACTCTCAAGATAGAAGTGGGCCACTCAGAATACATGTTTTCTGAATTCCCCGCGGATGAGGGTTTGGATCATCCCGATATTTCAGTTTCGATCCCGAGTGATAACTCATCATTATGCTTCGATACTCGCCTGTCATCATCATCCAATGACATACCAGCATGTAACTCAGTACCTCCATCCCAAGCGCTTTCAATACAGTACAAGCGTTTACTGATACGGATAGCGGAATGA